The genomic DNA ATATCTTCATCGGCGAGGATTGCCAAACCCACCACGGGCTTTTGTTGTAGGTCGTAGGCCCGATACTGGTAGGTATACATTCTGGTTTCAAATTCCGGTACCCGGTCGCCTTGTACTTCAATATGAATCAAAACCCAATGTTCGTCACCGTTGCATTGCCAAACCTTGACCAGCTTGTCCATGCGCCGGTCGCCGATTTCTGCCTCGCGGGTGATACTGGCCAACTCGGTATCCAGAAATTCGTAGCCACGCTCCCAATCAATATTGTCATGCGCAATCGGCAAAAAAAAGGCCAGAAAATCCTTGAAGTAGGCCTCCAGAATGTCTTTCCAGGGGGTATCAAAGGAATCTTTTTGGGGTTTTTCATGACTTTCTGGCATGGGCGTTTCTCGTTCTTGAGATTTGGCACAAAAATTACTTATATAGAAATTTTTGTGCCAGAAAAATTTTATCCGTCCATTACCAGTATGGCCTTGCTCGCATGTTTCGCAAGCCAAAATACATAAATTATTGGGTGAGAAATCCATGCCGTGAAAAATAATACTTGACTATTTATCTCGGGTATTGCATGCTGTGACCGTTCGATATCTTTCGCTTGGCGGAAGGTGGGATGGGGCAGGAATGAGGTCAGGGTGGGGAACAGGCAGGTATGTTTGCACGAATTCGCAATGATATCCGGGTGGTTTTTGCGCGTGATCCGGCAGCCCGCAATTTTTTGGAGGTTTTGCTCTGTTATCCAGGGGTTCACGCCCTGCTGGTCTACCGACTGGCACACTGGCTCTGGTACCATCGTGCAAAATTGCCGGCACGCCTGCTCTCCCACCTGGGACGCATGTTGACCGGGATCGAAATTCATCCGGGGGCACGCATCGGCGAGGGATTTTTCATCGACCACGGCATGGGTGTGGTGATTGGCGAAACCACGGAAATCGGAGCCAATGTCACCATCTATCACGGTGTCACTCTGGGTGGAACCTCCTGGCAGAAAGGCAAACGTCATCCGACCCTGGAAGACAATGTGATCGTCGGTGCCGGAGCCAAAATACTCGGACCGGTCACCATCGGCATGAATGCCCGGGTCGGATCCAATGCCGTGGTGGTCAATAATGTTCCCAAAGATACCACGGTGGTTGGAATTCCGGGCCGGGTGATCATCGGTAACCGGAAAGGCAAGTCCGATAACATGTTTCCTGCCTACGGCCACCTGGAAAGCATGCCCGATCCCGTGGTCAGGGCCATCACCTGCGTCCTGGAACACATGCATCAACTGGATGACCGGATCGAACTGCTTGAAGAGAGGGGGAAAATCATGCCAATCCAGATGGATGACCAGGACATTACCCTGGAAATCAAAGAGAATAAATCATCAACCGACAGGCCGGGCAAAAGATCAGGCACGGATTGCCTCCAGGGTGGCACCAAATCGACTCAGGATATAAATGGGGACATGCAAGAGGGGTGCAGACCATGAAATTGACCACCAAGGGACGTTATGCGGTTTCGGCCATGCTTGACCTGGCCTGTCATACAACGGATGGCCCGGCGTCACTCGCCGATATCGCCAAACGCCAGGAAATTTCGCTTTCCTATCTGGAACAGCTTTTTGCCAAGCTGCGGCGGGGCGGGCTGGTACGCAGTGTGCGCGGTCCCGGTGGCGGCTATCTTCTGGCGGGGTCGGCGGATACAATCAGCGTGGCAGACATCATCCGAGCCGTGGACGAATCCATCCGCACCACCACCTGCGATACATCAACCGAGGGTGGCCAGGGTTGCGTGCGCTCCAGCCGTTGTATCGCCCACCATCTGTGGGTCGAACTGGGCGACAGGATTCACCAGTATCTGGAATCCGTCCATCTGGAGGGTCTGGCCGAAGCCTACCGAACAGGCCGTGGCCTCCACAATCATGGAACCGTAGGACTGCCGGGATGATCTACCTGGACCACAACGCCTCGTCGCCGGTGCGACCGGCTGTCCGGGAAGCCATGCTCCCCTGGCTGGGAGAACAGGGTGGGTCCCCCTCCTCCATCCATGCCTCCGGTCGCCTGGCCCGGCAGGCCGTGGAATCAGCCAGACGTACCCTGGCTGAATTTTTGAAGGTTCATGCCACGCAGGTGGTGTTCACCAGCGGGGGCACCGAAGCCAATAATTCCGTGTTGTCCGGTTTGGCCGCCGGGAAAAATTATCAGGGTGACATCATTGTTTCTGCAATTGAACACCCTTCAATCCTCGAACCCTGCCAAAGCCTGGCCCGGCGGGGCATGAACATCATGATTGCACCGGTCGATGCCCGGGGAGTGGTGGATGCAGAATGGATTCTGTCGGCATTGAAACCGGAGACCTGCCTGGTGTCGGTCATGTTGGCCAACAATGAAACCGGGGTGATCCAACCCATTGAAACCATCGGTCAAGGATGTCGTGCCCGGGGGATTCCCCTGCACGTCGATGCCATCCAGGCAGTCGGCAAGATTCCTGTGGATCTCAGCCGTCTGTCAGTGGATTTTTTGTCCGTATCGGCGCATAAACTCGGAGGCCCCAAAGGAGTCGGTGCCCTGATTGTCGATAAACGGTTTCTGTTGGAACCCCTGCTCCAGGGGGGAGGACAGGAGTGGGGGCGACGATCCGGAACGGAAAACGTGCCGGGTATCGTCGGCTTCGGGGCAGCGGTTGCGGCGTCAGGCTCCTCTTTGGACGAAGAGTCCAACCGGTTGGTTCAATTGCGGACCTTGTTGGAAGAGAGCGTGCTTGCCGAAATTCCGGATTGTGTCATCTTTGGCCGGCACATGCCCCGGTTGCCGAATACCACGCTCCTGGGTCTGGCCGGCATGGAGGGTGAAACACTGGTCATGAACATGGATCTGGCCGGTTTTGCGGTCAGCAGCGGTTCGGCCTGTGCGTCGGGCAAGGTGGCGTTTTCCCACGTCCTGCGGGCCATGGGAGTCGCTGAAAGTCTGGGACGTGGTGCCCTGCGCGTCACCCTCGGCTGGAACAACAAGGCAGAAGATGTGGAACGCTTCAGTGCAAATTTTATCCGGGTGGTCAAGCGTCTGCAAAACATGTCCGGAACCTTGACCACGGCAGGTGGCTGAAAGGAGATGACTCTGATGAAACTACCCATTTATTTGGATTATCAAGCCACCACACCCGTCGATCCCCGGGTTTTGGAGGCCATGTTGCCCTGGTTTACGGAAAAGTTCGGCAATCCGGCGTCGCGGTCGCATCCCTATGGCTGGGAAGCCGAAAAGGCCGTCGAAGCCGCCCGGGGAGATGTGGCGGCACTGATCGGTGCCGATGCCCGAGAAATCGTGTTCACCTCTGGAGCCACCGAGTCGGACAATCTGGCCATCACCGGGGTGGCCCGTTTCAATCGGGAAAAAGGAAATCATATCATCACGTTGGTAACCGAACACAAGGCGGTCCTGGACACCTGCCGCCACCTGGAGGCCGATGAGGGGTTCCGGGTCACCTACCTGCCCGTGGAACGCAATGGCCTGGTCAACCTGCAAACCCTCGCCGATGCCATCACCAAAGAGACCATTCTCGTGTCGATCATGGCGGTCAACAACGAGGTCGGCGTCATCCAACCCCTCGAAAAAATTGGTGCCCTGTGCCGCTCCCGCAAGGTGTACTTCCATTGTGACGCCGCCCAGGGGGTGGGCAAGATTCCCCTGGATGTCGAAAAAATGCAGATCGATCTGCTGTCGGTCTCGGGACACAAAATCTATGGTCCCAAGGGGATTGGTGCCCTTTATGTGCGGCGACGGCCCCGGGTCCGCCTCAAGGCGATCATCCATGGTGGCGGTCACGAACGCGGCATGCGTTCCGGGACTCTCTCCACCCCGTTGATCGTCGGCCTGGGTGCGGCCTGTGCGATCAGCCGGCAGGAGATGCCGCAGGAAATCACCCGCCTTCAGGAGTTGCAAAAACGTCTCTACCAGGGCATCACCTCCCGTCTGACCCATGTGGAAATCAATGGTGACCTGGAGCAACGTGTGCCGGGCAACCTCAACATTTCCTTCGGCTACGTCGAAGGGGAGTCCATGATGATGGCGATCAAGGATGTTGCGGTTTCCTCCGGTTCCGCCTGTACGTCGGCATCCCTGGAACCCTCCTATGTCCTGCGGGCCATGGGGGTGGGAGAAGAGATGGCCCACACCTCGATCCGGTTTGGCCTTGGACGGCAAACCACCGCCGAAGAAGTGGATTTCGTGATCGACAAGGTGGTGACAGCCGTGGAAAAATTGCGCTCCATGTCCCCCTTGTGGGACATGGTGCAGGAGGGAATCGATCCCGGCACGGTTCAATGGAGTGGACATTGACCAGGGGGCGTTTTGCGTGCCGGATTGTTCCAATGCGCCGGCGAATGGCCGGACCGGCACAGATGAACCTGGCAGATCAGGTCGGAAGGTTTACCGGTTTATCCGTCGTCTTTTTGAAGCAAACTGACAGAATTGTCTGGGAGAACGCGCATGTCCTACAATGAAAAAGTTCTCGATCACTATGAAAATC from Magnetococcales bacterium includes the following:
- the cysE gene encoding serine O-acetyltransferase, whose translation is MFARIRNDIRVVFARDPAARNFLEVLLCYPGVHALLVYRLAHWLWYHRAKLPARLLSHLGRMLTGIEIHPGARIGEGFFIDHGMGVVIGETTEIGANVTIYHGVTLGGTSWQKGKRHPTLEDNVIVGAGAKILGPVTIGMNARVGSNAVVVNNVPKDTTVVGIPGRVIIGNRKGKSDNMFPAYGHLESMPDPVVRAITCVLEHMHQLDDRIELLEERGKIMPIQMDDQDITLEIKENKSSTDRPGKRSGTDCLQGGTKSTQDINGDMQEGCRP
- a CDS encoding Rrf2 family transcriptional regulator — encoded protein: MKLTTKGRYAVSAMLDLACHTTDGPASLADIAKRQEISLSYLEQLFAKLRRGGLVRSVRGPGGGYLLAGSADTISVADIIRAVDESIRTTTCDTSTEGGQGCVRSSRCIAHHLWVELGDRIHQYLESVHLEGLAEAYRTGRGLHNHGTVGLPG
- a CDS encoding cysteine desulfurase, which translates into the protein MIYLDHNASSPVRPAVREAMLPWLGEQGGSPSSIHASGRLARQAVESARRTLAEFLKVHATQVVFTSGGTEANNSVLSGLAAGKNYQGDIIVSAIEHPSILEPCQSLARRGMNIMIAPVDARGVVDAEWILSALKPETCLVSVMLANNETGVIQPIETIGQGCRARGIPLHVDAIQAVGKIPVDLSRLSVDFLSVSAHKLGGPKGVGALIVDKRFLLEPLLQGGGQEWGRRSGTENVPGIVGFGAAVAASGSSLDEESNRLVQLRTLLEESVLAEIPDCVIFGRHMPRLPNTTLLGLAGMEGETLVMNMDLAGFAVSSGSACASGKVAFSHVLRAMGVAESLGRGALRVTLGWNNKAEDVERFSANFIRVVKRLQNMSGTLTTAGG
- the iscS gene encoding IscS subfamily cysteine desulfurase; translation: MKLPIYLDYQATTPVDPRVLEAMLPWFTEKFGNPASRSHPYGWEAEKAVEAARGDVAALIGADAREIVFTSGATESDNLAITGVARFNREKGNHIITLVTEHKAVLDTCRHLEADEGFRVTYLPVERNGLVNLQTLADAITKETILVSIMAVNNEVGVIQPLEKIGALCRSRKVYFHCDAAQGVGKIPLDVEKMQIDLLSVSGHKIYGPKGIGALYVRRRPRVRLKAIIHGGGHERGMRSGTLSTPLIVGLGAACAISRQEMPQEITRLQELQKRLYQGITSRLTHVEINGDLEQRVPGNLNISFGYVEGESMMMAIKDVAVSSGSACTSASLEPSYVLRAMGVGEEMAHTSIRFGLGRQTTAEEVDFVIDKVVTAVEKLRSMSPLWDMVQEGIDPGTVQWSGH